In a genomic window of Hydrogenimonas thermophila:
- a CDS encoding M20 family metallopeptidase, whose protein sequence is MKKRWKKDLKEVICINSYTANKKGVDNTGNLFRKWLEEIGFKTEVYQRELIGDHLHFLSKKSDKREKILLLGHLDTVFPPGTFEGFTEDENWVYGPGVCDMKGGNIVAIEALRTIYKKLGYIEDIDFLLVSDEETGSDDSKQLTKEIAKSYDKCFVFEAAGKDMDVVIGRKGIGTFEITIDGKAAHAGTSYEKGYDANLEAAIKLQKLVSLTDLQKGSTVNVGKIEGGIGANTISPYSKLLLELRYADYSEKKRLINALDEIVKTSFVKGTNARLSGSIQRDVMEPNSSQIKLVKAMEHISGQTLPTEKRGGVSDANIVASCGVVTIDGLGPFGDGDHTPKERALKSSFDERIELMTKVLIYHQRKGRICE, encoded by the coding sequence GTGAAAAAAAGATGGAAAAAAGATTTAAAAGAGGTTATTTGTATTAATTCATACACAGCTAATAAAAAAGGCGTAGATAATACAGGTAATCTTTTTAGAAAGTGGTTAGAAGAGATAGGCTTTAAAACAGAAGTTTATCAGCGTGAATTGATTGGTGATCATCTCCATTTTCTCTCCAAAAAAAGTGATAAACGAGAAAAAATTTTACTTCTTGGACATTTAGATACAGTTTTCCCGCCCGGTACTTTTGAAGGATTTACTGAAGATGAAAATTGGGTTTATGGACCTGGTGTTTGTGATATGAAGGGTGGAAATATTGTAGCTATTGAGGCACTTAGAACAATATATAAAAAACTTGGCTATATTGAAGATATTGACTTTCTTTTAGTCAGTGATGAAGAGACAGGAAGTGATGATTCTAAACAATTGACAAAAGAGATTGCAAAGTCGTATGACAAATGTTTTGTATTTGAAGCGGCCGGTAAAGATATGGATGTTGTAATCGGTCGTAAAGGAATTGGAACATTTGAGATTACTATTGACGGTAAAGCTGCTCACGCGGGTACAAGTTATGAAAAAGGGTATGACGCAAACCTTGAAGCTGCAATAAAACTTCAAAAACTTGTCTCATTAACTGATTTACAAAAAGGTTCAACGGTCAATGTGGGAAAAATTGAAGGTGGTATAGGCGCAAATACAATTAGTCCCTACTCAAAACTACTTCTAGAACTCCGTTATGCTGATTATAGTGAGAAAAAACGCTTGATCAATGCATTAGATGAAATAGTCAAGACAAGTTTTGTTAAAGGAACAAATGCAAGATTAAGTGGATCAATACAACGTGATGTTATGGAGCCAAATAGTAGTCAAATCAAACTTGTTAAAGCAATGGAACATATTTCAGGACAAACTTTACCAACCGAAAAACGTGGAGGAGTAAGTGATGCCAATATTGTTGCATCGTGTGGGGTTGTAACTATTGATGGTTTAGGTCCTTTTGGTGATGGAGATCATACTCCAAAAGAGAGGGCTTTGAAAAGTAGTTTTGATGAACGAATAGAGTTAATGACAAAGGTATTAATATATCACCAACGAAAGGGGCGAATCTGTGAGTAA
- a CDS encoding helix-hairpin-helix domain-containing protein — protein MAKRKKLPKLGLLYLDYVLRFFDRSNFKGWPDKIEQVVYHWGNDKDRFIEEVKRKKIDILIGNIPATAYETFREIAKELPHVRFVPSLETQFANKSKENVTLFCEKHNLSHPKTKIFYNKEKGYKYLEECEYPIIVKRSYGPSNYGGYYVHKVKSKEEAKKLFDEKKYMPMYIQECIPLRADIRVMLIGHKPACAFWRVAGEDMEITNTSQGGYMTYDGVPMGALELAVEASKAAKAEYWACDIAEYDGKYYILECATAFAAFPYFRDWIGQYLMWDFSNGYFKKPHIPLYSWEELGKINSSLLRTMRHIEFSKYIPSADGAYYLNDKDGKWDIELTEESKPEDIPDNSHLLENIKDEADLPDVVKDEAKRGEKKHSTLDNNEMSLESVTLTELMTLHGMEEEIAVEVIKYIQSHDMKSIDELLEVEGIDKQTLKVWAEDLHSKADVNRASVKVLSKIKAIGKKLAEKIVEFREKHGPFETLEDMLKIKGLGKKKLDKIRNHIAIK, from the coding sequence ATGGCAAAAAGAAAAAAGCTTCCAAAACTTGGGCTTCTATATTTAGATTATGTTCTACGATTTTTTGATAGATCAAACTTTAAAGGCTGGCCAGACAAAATTGAGCAGGTAGTTTACCATTGGGGAAATGATAAAGATCGTTTTATAGAAGAGGTAAAACGTAAAAAAATAGATATTCTTATAGGAAATATTCCGGCAACAGCATATGAAACATTTAGAGAGATTGCAAAAGAGTTGCCACATGTGAGATTTGTTCCTTCATTAGAGACACAATTTGCCAATAAATCAAAAGAGAATGTTACTCTATTTTGTGAAAAACATAATCTTTCTCATCCTAAAACAAAAATCTTTTATAACAAAGAAAAAGGATATAAGTATCTTGAAGAGTGTGAATATCCTATTATTGTAAAACGCTCTTACGGTCCTTCTAATTATGGTGGTTACTATGTTCACAAAGTGAAGTCAAAAGAGGAAGCAAAAAAACTTTTTGATGAGAAGAAGTATATGCCTATGTATATTCAAGAGTGCATACCTCTTCGTGCAGATATTCGTGTTATGTTAATTGGTCACAAACCTGCTTGTGCTTTTTGGCGTGTTGCAGGTGAAGATATGGAGATTACCAATACTTCTCAAGGTGGATATATGACTTATGATGGTGTTCCTATGGGTGCACTTGAGTTAGCAGTAGAAGCATCAAAAGCTGCAAAAGCTGAGTATTGGGCCTGTGATATTGCTGAATATGATGGAAAGTATTATATTTTGGAGTGTGCTACTGCATTTGCAGCTTTCCCATATTTTCGTGATTGGATAGGACAGTATCTTATGTGGGATTTTAGCAATGGATACTTCAAAAAACCACATATTCCACTCTATAGCTGGGAAGAGCTTGGAAAAATCAACTCATCTTTACTTCGCACTATGCGTCATATTGAGTTTAGCAAATATATTCCATCTGCTGACGGAGCATATTATCTTAACGACAAAGATGGAAAGTGGGATATAGAGTTGACAGAAGAGAGTAAGCCGGAAGACATACCTGACAATAGTCATCTTTTGGAAAATATTAAAGATGAAGCAGACCTTCCTGATGTTGTTAAAGATGAAGCAAAACGTGGAGAGAAAAAGCATAGCACTCTTGATAATAATGAAATGTCACTTGAAAGCGTGACATTGACAGAGTTAATGACACTTCATGGAATGGAAGAGGAGATTGCAGTTGAAGTTATAAAATATATTCAGAGCCATGATATGAAAAGCATTGATGAATTGCTTGAAGTTGAAGGTATTGATAAACAAACACTAAAAGTGTGGGCAGAAGATTTACACAGTAAGGCAGATGTAAATAGAGCTAGTGTAAAAGTATTGAGTAAGATAAAAGCAATTGGTAAAAAGTTAGCTGAAAAAATTGTAGAGTTTAGAGAAAAACATGGTCCTTTTGAGACATTGGAAGATATGTTGAAAATAAAAGGTCTTGGTAAAAAGAAACTTGATAAAATTCGTAACCATATTGCTATAAAATAG
- a CDS encoding ATP-grasp domain-containing protein, translating to MSKKRRVGIWMYQNGGGDKIEKKIVKKLKERNIEAITGLNLRDAYVKGEHIKCNGVNMDELDLFFSYNAGEQTQYQMYLYKALNNIIPCINNFDSFELTEDKFQTNYLLRNSGIKTPDFRLCHRDDSKHLKKFIKKWRQMVYKPTDGWGGVGLTKIDNEATLDTLLPFLNQMDLRFFYVEKFIDYDKTDFRIDIVDGEFVGCYGRKANGSDWRTNVTSGGSVFLREANEEVVDLAKRAAKITGLEIAGVDIIYDKKKKEYLVLEVNGIPAFATPEQEKMGLDFNNKKIDKIVDLIDKKTTVKK from the coding sequence GTGAGTAAGAAGAGACGAGTTGGAATATGGATGTATCAAAATGGCGGTGGTGACAAGATTGAAAAAAAGATAGTCAAAAAGCTGAAAGAGAGAAATATAGAAGCTATAACAGGATTAAATCTGCGTGATGCTTATGTTAAAGGTGAGCATATTAAATGTAATGGTGTAAATATGGATGAGCTTGATCTGTTCTTCAGCTATAATGCAGGAGAGCAGACACAGTATCAGATGTATCTATACAAAGCATTGAACAACATAATCCCTTGCATCAATAATTTTGATTCTTTTGAGCTTACAGAAGATAAATTTCAAACAAACTATCTATTAAGAAACAGTGGAATAAAAACACCAGATTTTAGACTATGTCACAGAGATGACTCAAAACATCTTAAGAAGTTTATTAAAAAGTGGAGACAGATGGTTTACAAACCTACAGATGGCTGGGGTGGTGTTGGATTAACAAAGATTGATAATGAAGCAACACTAGATACTCTTCTTCCATTTTTAAATCAGATGGATTTACGCTTTTTCTATGTAGAAAAGTTTATAGACTATGATAAGACAGATTTTCGCATAGACATTGTTGATGGAGAGTTTGTCGGATGTTATGGACGAAAGGCAAATGGATCAGATTGGCGTACCAATGTTACAAGTGGAGGCAGTGTATTTTTGCGAGAGGCAAATGAAGAGGTTGTAGATTTGGCAAAACGTGCTGCAAAAATTACGGGACTTGAGATTGCAGGTGTTGACATTATATATGATAAAAAGAAAAAGGAGTATTTAGTTCTTGAAGTAAATGGTATTCCAGCTTTTGCTACTCCTGAGCAGGAGAAGATGGGACTAGATTTTAATAATAAAAAGATTGACAAAATAGTTGATCTGATTGATAAAAAAACTACAGTGAAAAAATAG
- a CDS encoding M14 family zinc carboxypeptidase: MKQLYHSYDEAVALFKELESRRPDLFRTEVIGQTWEKREIIAVTITQNIEIADTKPALFFTGTIHAREWIGLELAIGFAQYVDRNIAYDHIVQEALENSTIYMVPCANPDGFEYSRNHFSFWRKNRRQNADGSYGVDLNRNFPVGFVKSNNPSSNVYGGPAPFSEPETRAIRDFVESHKNIAIALDYHSQGNVFFPAHDFRHEDTIDTTDMNVLCANMAEEIRKISDREYGIHQGKPPTKLISGSGREFYYSKGIIASVVEVGTRNISDYLDDMIEHIREHIPALLTCLKEVPNYAIETVMPRPENFRATYVGIDNVTLEWEPYSCCKESDEIYFEIYRSRREKSYCRPFNLIGLTQANRFSDSNLQSDSPYFYHIRAVNKKSGQKSPFAPVLAIRTHVDDDEFHRTYFPTPDKTGYVAQKSKDNASHFGVNSLFVGINETKGISYSVITIPLKTIPKNAVIKRARLRLYPMNRVGVTVEKFGEWDIGIVDPESIKDLTSFKDVESMKIRSYVGRPTLSNHLTQGIWRSWEFSEVECKALQEQITNEQVVFRIEGPKTLSIGRTSQMMQWDIGYGKFGGGLAFRPHLEITYTLEPNRMELFPKQSFTVCADGIEDGKILSGFDSNGKKIYATFDFELGSLPDWEFMQITRAYVVLNPIKVYAKDNIRFHLEMIDADAERDYEAIKARRIIENIGYDVSVSELKNQEQVFVFDTYAIQEFGNRLRDKKSIAFLLRPSSAQKLTRNSVIEWHSSHPEFTPKLVIEYLHKRRRPVSPVTNLSFKIENGKVRLSWKNPKDKDFKGVFVIKNRFRKPISPYDGDKLYGGPDEWTYDDFGALDVKKYYAVFTYDDVPNFSEPVILEYQPKNSG; this comes from the coding sequence TTGAAACAACTTTACCACTCTTATGATGAAGCGGTAGCACTATTTAAAGAGTTAGAGTCTAGAAGACCAGATCTTTTTCGTACTGAAGTAATAGGTCAAACTTGGGAAAAACGTGAAATTATAGCTGTTACTATCACTCAAAATATTGAAATTGCTGATACAAAACCGGCACTATTTTTTACAGGTACTATTCACGCTAGAGAGTGGATCGGTTTGGAATTAGCTATAGGGTTTGCACAATATGTTGATCGTAATATAGCTTATGATCATATAGTGCAGGAAGCATTGGAAAACTCAACTATTTATATGGTTCCATGCGCCAATCCTGATGGATTTGAGTATTCTAGAAATCATTTCTCATTTTGGCGTAAAAATCGTCGACAAAATGCAGATGGCAGTTATGGAGTTGATCTTAACAGAAACTTTCCAGTAGGTTTTGTTAAAAGTAATAATCCGTCATCAAATGTTTATGGAGGTCCTGCACCTTTTAGCGAACCTGAAACAAGAGCTATTCGTGACTTTGTAGAGAGTCATAAAAATATTGCAATTGCACTCGATTATCATTCACAAGGAAATGTATTTTTCCCTGCTCACGATTTTAGGCATGAAGATACAATAGATACGACAGATATGAATGTACTTTGTGCCAATATGGCTGAAGAGATTAGAAAGATAAGTGACAGAGAGTATGGCATACATCAAGGCAAACCACCGACAAAGCTTATTAGTGGTAGTGGACGTGAATTTTACTACTCAAAAGGTATAATAGCTTCTGTTGTAGAAGTAGGAACAAGAAATATCTCTGACTATCTTGATGATATGATAGAGCATATAAGAGAGCATATACCGGCACTCTTGACTTGCCTTAAAGAGGTTCCAAACTATGCAATAGAGACTGTTATGCCAAGACCAGAAAACTTTCGTGCCACATATGTCGGTATTGACAATGTAACTCTTGAGTGGGAGCCATACTCTTGTTGTAAAGAGAGTGATGAAATCTATTTTGAGATTTACAGAAGCAGACGTGAAAAGTCATATTGTCGCCCTTTTAACCTAATAGGACTTACACAAGCAAACCGTTTTTCAGATAGTAACTTGCAAAGTGATTCACCATACTTTTATCATATTCGAGCTGTAAATAAAAAGAGTGGACAAAAGTCACCATTTGCTCCTGTATTGGCAATACGTACACATGTAGATGATGATGAATTTCACCGTACCTATTTTCCTACTCCAGATAAAACCGGTTATGTTGCACAAAAGTCAAAAGATAATGCATCACATTTTGGAGTAAATTCACTTTTTGTAGGTATAAATGAGACTAAAGGTATAAGTTACTCTGTTATTACAATTCCTCTTAAAACAATTCCAAAAAATGCTGTTATAAAACGGGCTCGTTTGCGTCTTTACCCTATGAATCGTGTAGGTGTAACTGTAGAGAAGTTTGGAGAGTGGGATATTGGCATTGTAGATCCTGAGAGTATTAAAGATTTAACCTCTTTTAAAGATGTTGAATCAATGAAAATTCGTTCATATGTCGGTCGCCCTACTCTCTCAAATCATTTGACACAAGGAATTTGGCGAAGTTGGGAATTTAGCGAGGTTGAGTGCAAAGCACTGCAGGAGCAGATTACCAATGAACAGGTTGTCTTTAGAATTGAAGGTCCTAAAACATTAAGTATAGGCCGTACTTCTCAAATGATGCAGTGGGATATAGGATATGGAAAGTTTGGTGGAGGATTAGCTTTTAGACCTCATCTTGAAATTACCTATACGCTTGAACCAAATAGAATGGAACTTTTTCCAAAACAAAGTTTTACAGTATGTGCAGATGGCATTGAAGATGGAAAAATCTTAAGTGGTTTTGACAGCAATGGTAAAAAGATTTATGCTACATTTGATTTTGAATTAGGTTCTCTTCCAGACTGGGAGTTTATGCAGATTACTCGTGCTTATGTAGTTTTAAACCCAATAAAAGTGTATGCCAAAGATAACATACGTTTTCATTTGGAGATGATAGATGCAGATGCAGAACGAGATTATGAAGCTATTAAAGCACGTCGCATAATAGAAAATATAGGTTATGATGTCAGTGTGAGTGAATTAAAAAATCAAGAGCAGGTTTTTGTTTTTGATACATATGCAATTCAAGAGTTTGGCAATAGGTTAAGAGATAAAAAATCTATTGCATTTTTACTTCGACCAAGTAGTGCACAAAAACTGACGAGAAACTCTGTTATAGAGTGGCATAGTTCTCATCCTGAGTTTACTCCAAAATTGGTAATAGAGTATCTTCATAAACGAAGACGACCTGTATCACCTGTAACAAACCTTAGCTTTAAAATTGAAAATGGAAAAGTGCGTTTAAGTTGGAAAAATCCAAAAGATAAAGACTTCAAAGGGGTTTTTGTTATAAAAAATAGATTTAGAAAGCCAATATCTCCTTATGATGGAGATAAACTATATGGTGGTCCTGATGAATGGACATATGATGATTTTGGAGCTTTAGATGTGAAAAAGTACTATGCAGTTTTTACTTATGATGATGTACCAAATTTCAGTGAGCCAGTTATTTTAGAGTATCAGCCCAAAAACAGTGGTTGA